In the genome of Deltaproteobacteria bacterium, the window ATCGAGCCGGACGAGGCGTGGATGCGGACGACCTCCCGAAGAGGGACCGCGAACAGCCCGTAGGGGTAATTTCCCCTCACGTCCTCCTTCGTCGTGAACGGCAGCCGGGAGAGGTCGGAGAGCGACCCGATCTCCTCCGGGGAGATCCCGAGCGCGTCGAACTTCTTCCGGTAGAACGGGACATGCGCGTAAACGCGGTTGAGCGTCGACTGCAGCCGCTCGAGCTGGATCTGCTCGAGCTCCTCCCGATCCATGCACTCCTTGTCCGGTTCCCAGTACATTCCGCCTCCGATCCGTTACATCGTTCCTTCCGCGTCCAGATCCCGGCCAAGGTAGGCCCGTTGCACCTCGCGGTTCGAGAACAGGTCTTCCGCCGTCCCTTCCATGATAATCCTGCCGGTTTCAAGAACATACCCGCGGTCCGCGATGCCCAGCGCGGCCTTCGCGTTCTGTTCGACGAGCAGAACCGTGTTGCCTTCCCCCCGGAGTCTCGTGACGATCGAGAAAATATCCTTGATGATCAGCGGCGCGAGCCCCATCGACGGCTCGTCCATCATGATCAGCTTCGGGCGGGCCATGAGCGCCCTCGCGATGGCGAGCATCTGCTGTTCGCCTCCGGAGAGCGTGCCGGCGAGCTGCCGCTCGCGCTCCCTGAGGCGGGGAAAGAGCCCGTAGAGGCGTTCGAGGTCGTCCCGGACCTGGTCCCCCCGTTTCCTGCGGTATTGCGGGTAGGCGCCCAGAAGGATGTTCTCCTTTACCGTC includes:
- a CDS encoding ABC transporter ATP-binding protein; translated protein: MLRIKNVESGYGRLKVLKKITMHIGAGEIVTIIGANGAGKTSLLRTISGLIPARSGEILFDMKEIGKLPPEKIVFLGCSLVPEGRQVFAPMTVKENILLGAYPQYRRKRGDQVRDDLERLYGLFPRLRERERQLAGTLSGGEQQMLAIARALMARPKLIMMDEPSMGLAPLIIKDIFSIVTRLRGEGNTVLLVEQNAKAALGIADRGYVLETGRIIMEGTAEDLFSNREVQRAYLGRDLDAEGTM